In a single window of the Acetivibrio clariflavus DSM 19732 genome:
- a CDS encoding SpoIIIAH-like family protein — protein MVVFKRKQIVVLSLILMIVIAGYLQYSYKKSSVSVSNEMLDTDSPRLGEAVYVDNSDSLGSEVAEKTEDADKKDNKKEDKKENKKEDKKEDKKDEKKDSGKEVQASKQANEFFAQAKMDKDVTRGKNKDELEQITKDPNADKELKAQANKKILALIDKSEKEMAIETLIKEKGYSDVVVFIADDGSVDIVVKAQSLTDVEATQIADIASRQANVAISDVHVRTVF, from the coding sequence ATGGTAGTATTTAAGAGAAAGCAAATTGTTGTTTTATCTCTGATTCTTATGATAGTCATAGCAGGGTATTTACAATACAGTTACAAAAAAAGCAGTGTATCGGTAAGCAATGAAATGTTAGACACCGATTCTCCCAGACTTGGTGAGGCAGTTTATGTAGATAACAGTGATTCTTTAGGCAGCGAAGTGGCTGAAAAGACAGAAGATGCTGATAAGAAGGATAATAAAAAGGAAGATAAGAAAGAGAACAAGAAAGAAGATAAAAAAGAGGACAAAAAGGATGAGAAGAAAGATTCCGGTAAGGAAGTTCAGGCATCAAAACAGGCCAATGAATTTTTTGCACAGGCAAAAATGGATAAAGACGTAACAAGGGGTAAAAATAAAGATGAGCTTGAACAAATTACCAAAGACCCCAATGCCGATAAAGAACTTAAAGCTCAAGCCAATAAGAAAATTTTGGCGTTGATTGACAAGTCAGAAAAAGAAATGGCTATAGAAACTCTTATAAAAGAGAAAGGGTATAGTGATGTGGTTGTATTTATTGCTGATGACGGAAGTGTTGATATAGTTGTAAAGGCACAGAGTTTGACCGATGTTGAGGCAACACAGATTGCGGATATTGCATCAAGACAGGCAAATGTAGCAATATCTGATGTTCACGTAAGAACTGTTTTTTAG
- the amaP gene encoding alkaline shock response membrane anchor protein AmaP produces the protein MNILFRTILAIYAFCLTVVSVILMAMTLNHRLFTGTTEYISEFVLPNRASNIIMFIIELIFFALSIIFLFSGVRSEREKKSISKANNIGEIRISLNAIENIALSASKKITGIKDTKAYVRKLGEDVSIFIKVIVLAETHIPTLSEELQVKVKKAVEETSGINVSDVKVSVENIYTGYKSRVE, from the coding sequence ATGAATATCTTATTTAGGACTATTTTGGCAATTTATGCTTTCTGTCTTACTGTCGTGTCTGTGATATTGATGGCCATGACTCTAAACCATCGACTGTTTACCGGTACAACGGAATATATTTCGGAGTTTGTATTACCCAACAGAGCTTCGAATATTATTATGTTCATTATAGAACTTATATTTTTTGCACTGAGCATAATATTTCTTTTTTCCGGGGTTAGAAGCGAGCGGGAAAAGAAATCTATCAGCAAGGCCAACAATATTGGCGAAATCAGAATATCTCTTAATGCCATTGAAAATATAGCATTATCGGCATCCAAAAAAATTACCGGTATAAAGGATACAAAAGCTTATGTAAGGAAGCTGGGAGAAGATGTTTCAATATTTATTAAGGTGATTGTTTTAGCCGAAACTCATATTCCAACTCTATCGGAAGAACTTCAGGTAAAAGTTAAAAAAGCTGTTGAGGAAACTTCCGGTATCAATGTTTCAGATGTAAAAGTTTCCGTTGAAAATATATATACCGGGTATAAATCAAGGGTTGAATAG
- a CDS encoding Asp23/Gls24 family envelope stress response protein, which yields MDENVQGNNIEIGNIKISEEVVAIIAGVAAMDVPGVAGMSGGIAGGIAEILGRKNLSKGVKVEVGEKEAAIDLYIIVEYGCRIPDVSWDIQEKVKKAVETMTGLNVVEVNIHVQGVNIEKEIRREISDDLSRVK from the coding sequence ATGGATGAGAATGTCCAGGGTAATAATATTGAGATAGGAAACATTAAAATATCGGAAGAGGTAGTAGCCATCATTGCAGGAGTCGCTGCTATGGATGTACCTGGTGTTGCAGGAATGAGCGGTGGTATCGCTGGTGGAATTGCTGAAATCCTTGGACGTAAAAATTTATCAAAGGGAGTAAAAGTTGAAGTCGGAGAAAAGGAAGCTGCGATAGATTTGTATATTATTGTTGAATACGGATGCAGAATTCCCGATGTGTCATGGGATATACAAGAGAAAGTTAAAAAGGCTGTAGAAACTATGACTGGACTTAATGTGGTTGAAGTAAATATCCATGTTCAAGGTGTAAACATAGAGAAGGAAATCAGAAGAGAAATCAGCGATGACCTTTCCCGGGTAAAATAA
- a CDS encoding stage III sporulation protein AG — translation MDKLKKLVEYLRKLLKNDKNNKVGENLIILIIIGIIIIIAGSTLFDGEGKKDKNIASNKAENNIDEKAEEVSVIGVNDEKTDLQKSIEEILSQINGVGKVDVLVTYSSGREIVPYSDVKKSDEITEEKDSTGGTRKINQSSYESQIAYEDSGSGVKKPIILKELLPEVKGVVVVAEGADDPLVKESLINAVKVLLDVPVHKIQVFERKGG, via the coding sequence ATGGATAAGTTGAAAAAGCTTGTGGAGTATTTGAGAAAACTGCTTAAGAATGACAAGAACAATAAAGTGGGAGAAAACCTTATAATTCTGATAATTATCGGGATTATAATCATAATAGCCGGAAGCACACTATTTGACGGAGAAGGAAAGAAAGATAAAAATATTGCTTCAAATAAAGCTGAGAATAATATTGACGAGAAAGCAGAAGAAGTTTCCGTTATTGGTGTAAATGATGAAAAGACAGATCTGCAAAAAAGCATAGAAGAGATTCTTTCACAGATAAACGGGGTTGGAAAAGTTGATGTACTGGTGACCTATTCATCAGGCAGAGAAATTGTACCTTATTCGGATGTTAAGAAAAGCGATGAAATAACGGAAGAAAAGGATAGCACCGGAGGTACAAGAAAAATCAATCAAAGTTCCTACGAAAGTCAGATTGCCTATGAGGACAGCGGGAGCGGTGTAAAGAAACCAATTATTTTAAAAGAACTTCTGCCGGAAGTTAAGGGGGTGGTGGTAGTAGCAGAGGGGGCTGATGATCCTTTGGTTAAAGAAAGTTTAATTAACGCAGTAAAAGTTCTTCTTGATGTACCGGTACATAAAATACAGGTGTTTGAACGAAAAGGAGGATAA
- the spoIIIAF gene encoding stage III sporulation protein AF, with protein MIEFLKEWCLNIAALVIFIVLLEMLLPSEKMKKMVNLVSGLILVIALINPVLGFLQRGIDLEVYQMSSSNFIDKKEIMANSQVLREEQTRQITDLYRNKVISQVESLVREVKGVLDVKADVIINDDYSDEKFGEVKRIYLELKLGEEDEKAKGIEKVKSIDKVKIVVGKEKKQESEEWTNTKIDEEIRKEIEKRIENMLNIQKENIVISVT; from the coding sequence ATGGTGCCTGAATATTGCAGCTCTTGTGATTTTTATAGTTCTTTTGGAAATGCTTTTGCCGTCGGAAAAAATGAAAAAAATGGTAAACCTGGTTTCGGGACTCATCCTTGTGATTGCTTTGATAAATCCGGTGCTTGGTTTTCTGCAAAGGGGAATAGACCTTGAGGTATATCAGATGTCAAGCAGTAATTTCATAGACAAAAAAGAGATAATGGCAAACAGCCAGGTGCTGAGAGAAGAACAGACAAGGCAGATTACCGATTTGTATAGAAACAAGGTTATAAGTCAGGTGGAAAGTTTAGTAAGAGAAGTAAAAGGTGTATTGGATGTCAAGGCAGATGTAATTATAAATGACGATTATTCGGATGAAAAGTTCGGGGAAGTCAAAAGAATTTACCTTGAACTGAAACTTGGGGAAGAGGATGAAAAAGCAAAGGGTATTGAGAAAGTTAAGAGCATAGACAAAGTAAAAATAGTAGTAGGGAAAGAAAAAAAACAAGAAAGTGAAGAGTGGACAAACACAAAAATAGACGAAGAGATTAGAAAAGAAATTGAAAAAAGGATTGAAAACATGCTTAACATACAAAAGGAAAATATAGTGATTTCTGTCACATAA